The proteins below are encoded in one region of Xenopus laevis strain J_2021 chromosome 8L, Xenopus_laevis_v10.1, whole genome shotgun sequence:
- the LOC108699471 gene encoding phosphatidylinositol 4-phosphate 5-kinase type-1 alpha isoform X2 — MASAAAEPVGGTSPGTTSLKKPLPAEIPGSSAQSAAQTMKKIGHRGVDSTGETTYKKTTSSALKGAIQLGITHTVGSLSTKPERDVLMQDFYVVESIFFPGEGSNLTPAHHYNDFRFKTYAPVAFRYFRELFGIRPDDYLYSLCNEPLIELSNPGASGSVFYVSGDDEFIIKTVQHKEAEFLQKLLPGYYMNLNQNPRTLLPKFYGLYCVQAGGKNIRIVVMNNLLPRSVKMHLKYDLKGSTYKRRASAKEREKRSPTHKDLDFLQDLPDGLYLDPDMHNALCKTIQRDCLVLQSFKIMDYSLLVGVHNMDYAQKETMVVDGHAQSDTRRPAAQKALYSTAMESIQGEARRGGAIETDDQMGGIPARNAKGERLLLYIGVIDVLQSYRFMKKLEHSWKALVHDGDTVSVHRPGFYADRFQKFMCVSVFKKIPLKTSPSKKSRTMPGISRRPTQAAVPTHLQLVDEPKQYLSPEVDSEQVGQFGRPDLLPRTPLVDEAASDSLATTLSTSSLGSGGLNSPAHRSVGVEVHKAEAPEIELNMMRTEVLEEFNQEDEAGVEEALDISQIETEIHFVCISD, encoded by the exons ATACCCGGCTCTTCTGCTCAGTCTGCTGCACAAACCATGAAGAAAATTGGCCATAGAGGAGTTGACTCGACTGGTGAGACTACGTACAAAAAG ACCACATCATCTGCTTTGAAAGGTGCCATCCAACTTGGCATCACTCACACAGTGGGCAGTCTAAGCACCAAGCCGGAGAGAGATGTCCTCATGCAGGACTTCTATGTGGTGGAGAGTATCTTTTTCCCTGG TGAGGGCAGCAATCTGACTCCTGCTCATCATTATAATGACTTCCGATTCAAGACCTACGCCCCTGTTGCCTTCCGCTATTTCAGGGAGCTTTTTGGCATTCGACCTGATGACTATCTG TATTCTCTGTGCAATGAGCCTCTCATTGAATTGTCCAACCCTGGTGCCAGTGGTTCTGTGTTCTATGTCTCTGGAGATGATGAGTTCATTATAAAGACGGTCCAACACAAGGAGGCGGAGTTTCTCCAGAAGCTGCTGCCTGGTTACTACATG aaccTTAATCAGAACCCCAGAACTCTGCTGCCCAAGTTCTATGGCTTGTATTGTGTCCAGGCTGGGGGCAAGAACATTCGAATAGTGGTTATGAACAATCTGCTGCCCCGCTCTGTCAAAATGCACCTCAAGTACGACCTTAAGGGGTCCACATACAAGCGCCGTGCTTCCGCCAAAGAACGGGAGAAGCGCTCCCCAACACACAAGGACCTGGACTTTTTGCAGGACTTGCCTGATGGTCTCTACCTGGACCCAGATATGCACAATGCTCTTTGCAAGACAATCCAGAGAGACTGTCTG GTGCTGCAGAGCTTCAAGATCATGGATTACAGTTTACTGGTGGGAGTCCACAACATGGACTATGCTCAGAAGGAGACAATGGTGGTGGATGGACACGCTCAGAGTGATACACGCCGCCCGGCTGCACAGAAAGCGCTCTATTCAACCGCTATGGAGTCTATTCAGGGAGAGGCACGGCGAGGGGGAGCCATAGAGACCGATGACCA GATGGGTGGGATTCCCGCTCGCAACGCCAAAGGAGAACGACTGCTGCTCTACATTGGTGTCATTGACGTGCTACAATCTTACAG GTTCATGAAGAAGCTGGAACACTCTTGGAAGGCCCTGGTGCATGATGGG GACACCGTGTCGGTTCACAGGCCTGGATTCTATGCTGACCGCTTCCAGAAGTTCATGTGCGTCTCTGTCTTCAAGAAGATCCCAC TAAAAACCTCTCCTTCCAAGAAGAGCCGTACCATGCCAGGTATCTCCCGGAGGCCCACCCAGGCAGCAGTACCCACCCACTTGCAGCTTGTGGATGAACCTAAGCAGTATCTGTCACCTGAAGTTGATTCAGAACAAG TGGGTCAGTTTGGACGCCCCGACCTTCTTCCTCGAACCCCTCTGGTGGATGAAGCTGCTAGTGACTCATTGGCCACCACCTTATCCACCTCCTCACTGGGCAGTGGAGGGCTGAACTCTCCGGCACACAG GTCTGTGGGGGTGGAAGTGCACAAAGCCGAAGCGCCAGAGATAGAGTTAAACATGATGAG AACTGAAGTATTAGAGGAATTCAACCAAGAAGATGAAGCAGGAGTAGAAGAGGCTCTGGACATCAGCCAGATTGAGACGGAGATCCACTTTGTATGTATTTCTGACTGA
- the LOC108699471 gene encoding phosphatidylinositol 4-phosphate 5-kinase type-1 alpha isoform X1 translates to MASAAAEPVGGTSPGTTSLKKPLPAEIPGSSAQSAAQTMKKIGHRGVDSTGETTYKKTTSSALKGAIQLGITHTVGSLSTKPERDVLMQDFYVVESIFFPGEGSNLTPAHHYNDFRFKTYAPVAFRYFRELFGIRPDDYLYSLCNEPLIELSNPGASGSVFYVSGDDEFIIKTVQHKEAEFLQKLLPGYYMNLNQNPRTLLPKFYGLYCVQAGGKNIRIVVMNNLLPRSVKMHLKYDLKGSTYKRRASAKEREKRSPTHKDLDFLQDLPDGLYLDPDMHNALCKTIQRDCLVLQSFKIMDYSLLVGVHNMDYAQKETMVVDGHAQSDTRRPAAQKALYSTAMESIQGEARRGGAIETDDQMGGIPARNAKGERLLLYIGVIDVLQSYRFMKKLEHSWKALVHDGDTVSVHRPGFYADRFQKFMCVSVFKKIPLKTSPSKKSRTMPGISRRPTQAAVPTHLQLVDEPKQYLSPEVDSEQVGQFGRPDLLPRTPLVDEAASDSLATTLSTSSLGSGGLNSPAHRSVGVEVHKAEAPEIELNMMRTEVLEEFNQEDEAGVEEALDISQIETEIHFFSPCNTFSYQIHFSLSSQQLKD, encoded by the exons ATACCCGGCTCTTCTGCTCAGTCTGCTGCACAAACCATGAAGAAAATTGGCCATAGAGGAGTTGACTCGACTGGTGAGACTACGTACAAAAAG ACCACATCATCTGCTTTGAAAGGTGCCATCCAACTTGGCATCACTCACACAGTGGGCAGTCTAAGCACCAAGCCGGAGAGAGATGTCCTCATGCAGGACTTCTATGTGGTGGAGAGTATCTTTTTCCCTGG TGAGGGCAGCAATCTGACTCCTGCTCATCATTATAATGACTTCCGATTCAAGACCTACGCCCCTGTTGCCTTCCGCTATTTCAGGGAGCTTTTTGGCATTCGACCTGATGACTATCTG TATTCTCTGTGCAATGAGCCTCTCATTGAATTGTCCAACCCTGGTGCCAGTGGTTCTGTGTTCTATGTCTCTGGAGATGATGAGTTCATTATAAAGACGGTCCAACACAAGGAGGCGGAGTTTCTCCAGAAGCTGCTGCCTGGTTACTACATG aaccTTAATCAGAACCCCAGAACTCTGCTGCCCAAGTTCTATGGCTTGTATTGTGTCCAGGCTGGGGGCAAGAACATTCGAATAGTGGTTATGAACAATCTGCTGCCCCGCTCTGTCAAAATGCACCTCAAGTACGACCTTAAGGGGTCCACATACAAGCGCCGTGCTTCCGCCAAAGAACGGGAGAAGCGCTCCCCAACACACAAGGACCTGGACTTTTTGCAGGACTTGCCTGATGGTCTCTACCTGGACCCAGATATGCACAATGCTCTTTGCAAGACAATCCAGAGAGACTGTCTG GTGCTGCAGAGCTTCAAGATCATGGATTACAGTTTACTGGTGGGAGTCCACAACATGGACTATGCTCAGAAGGAGACAATGGTGGTGGATGGACACGCTCAGAGTGATACACGCCGCCCGGCTGCACAGAAAGCGCTCTATTCAACCGCTATGGAGTCTATTCAGGGAGAGGCACGGCGAGGGGGAGCCATAGAGACCGATGACCA GATGGGTGGGATTCCCGCTCGCAACGCCAAAGGAGAACGACTGCTGCTCTACATTGGTGTCATTGACGTGCTACAATCTTACAG GTTCATGAAGAAGCTGGAACACTCTTGGAAGGCCCTGGTGCATGATGGG GACACCGTGTCGGTTCACAGGCCTGGATTCTATGCTGACCGCTTCCAGAAGTTCATGTGCGTCTCTGTCTTCAAGAAGATCCCAC TAAAAACCTCTCCTTCCAAGAAGAGCCGTACCATGCCAGGTATCTCCCGGAGGCCCACCCAGGCAGCAGTACCCACCCACTTGCAGCTTGTGGATGAACCTAAGCAGTATCTGTCACCTGAAGTTGATTCAGAACAAG TGGGTCAGTTTGGACGCCCCGACCTTCTTCCTCGAACCCCTCTGGTGGATGAAGCTGCTAGTGACTCATTGGCCACCACCTTATCCACCTCCTCACTGGGCAGTGGAGGGCTGAACTCTCCGGCACACAG GTCTGTGGGGGTGGAAGTGCACAAAGCCGAAGCGCCAGAGATAGAGTTAAACATGATGAG AACTGAAGTATTAGAGGAATTCAACCAAGAAGATGAAGCAGGAGTAGAAGAGGCTCTGGACATCAGCCAGATTGAGACGGAGATCCACTTT TTTTCTCCTTGCAACACATTTAGTTATCAAATCCACTTCTCTCTGTCCAGTCAGCAGTTAAAGGATTAG
- the LOC108699471 gene encoding phosphatidylinositol 4-phosphate 5-kinase type-1 alpha isoform X3: MASAAAEPVGGTSPGTTSLKKPLPAEIPGSSAQSAAQTMKKIGHRGVDSTGETTYKKTTSSALKGAIQLGITHTVGSLSTKPERDVLMQDFYVVESIFFPGEGSNLTPAHHYNDFRFKTYAPVAFRYFRELFGIRPDDYLYSLCNEPLIELSNPGASGSVFYVSGDDEFIIKTVQHKEAEFLQKLLPGYYMNLNQNPRTLLPKFYGLYCVQAGGKNIRIVVMNNLLPRSVKMHLKYDLKGSTYKRRASAKEREKRSPTHKDLDFLQDLPDGLYLDPDMHNALCKTIQRDCLVLQSFKIMDYSLLVGVHNMDYAQKETMVVDGHAQSDTRRPAAQKALYSTAMESIQGEARRGGAIETDDQMGGIPARNAKGERLLLYIGVIDVLQSYRFMKKLEHSWKALVHDGDTVSVHRPGFYADRFQKFMCVSVFKKIPLKTSPSKKSRTMPGISRRPTQAAVPTHLQLVDEPKQYLSPEVDSEQVGQFGRPDLLPRTPLVDEAASDSLATTLSTSSLGSGGLNSPAHRSVGVEVHKAEAPEIELNMMRTEVLEEFNQEDEAGVEEALDISQIETEIHF, encoded by the exons ATACCCGGCTCTTCTGCTCAGTCTGCTGCACAAACCATGAAGAAAATTGGCCATAGAGGAGTTGACTCGACTGGTGAGACTACGTACAAAAAG ACCACATCATCTGCTTTGAAAGGTGCCATCCAACTTGGCATCACTCACACAGTGGGCAGTCTAAGCACCAAGCCGGAGAGAGATGTCCTCATGCAGGACTTCTATGTGGTGGAGAGTATCTTTTTCCCTGG TGAGGGCAGCAATCTGACTCCTGCTCATCATTATAATGACTTCCGATTCAAGACCTACGCCCCTGTTGCCTTCCGCTATTTCAGGGAGCTTTTTGGCATTCGACCTGATGACTATCTG TATTCTCTGTGCAATGAGCCTCTCATTGAATTGTCCAACCCTGGTGCCAGTGGTTCTGTGTTCTATGTCTCTGGAGATGATGAGTTCATTATAAAGACGGTCCAACACAAGGAGGCGGAGTTTCTCCAGAAGCTGCTGCCTGGTTACTACATG aaccTTAATCAGAACCCCAGAACTCTGCTGCCCAAGTTCTATGGCTTGTATTGTGTCCAGGCTGGGGGCAAGAACATTCGAATAGTGGTTATGAACAATCTGCTGCCCCGCTCTGTCAAAATGCACCTCAAGTACGACCTTAAGGGGTCCACATACAAGCGCCGTGCTTCCGCCAAAGAACGGGAGAAGCGCTCCCCAACACACAAGGACCTGGACTTTTTGCAGGACTTGCCTGATGGTCTCTACCTGGACCCAGATATGCACAATGCTCTTTGCAAGACAATCCAGAGAGACTGTCTG GTGCTGCAGAGCTTCAAGATCATGGATTACAGTTTACTGGTGGGAGTCCACAACATGGACTATGCTCAGAAGGAGACAATGGTGGTGGATGGACACGCTCAGAGTGATACACGCCGCCCGGCTGCACAGAAAGCGCTCTATTCAACCGCTATGGAGTCTATTCAGGGAGAGGCACGGCGAGGGGGAGCCATAGAGACCGATGACCA GATGGGTGGGATTCCCGCTCGCAACGCCAAAGGAGAACGACTGCTGCTCTACATTGGTGTCATTGACGTGCTACAATCTTACAG GTTCATGAAGAAGCTGGAACACTCTTGGAAGGCCCTGGTGCATGATGGG GACACCGTGTCGGTTCACAGGCCTGGATTCTATGCTGACCGCTTCCAGAAGTTCATGTGCGTCTCTGTCTTCAAGAAGATCCCAC TAAAAACCTCTCCTTCCAAGAAGAGCCGTACCATGCCAGGTATCTCCCGGAGGCCCACCCAGGCAGCAGTACCCACCCACTTGCAGCTTGTGGATGAACCTAAGCAGTATCTGTCACCTGAAGTTGATTCAGAACAAG TGGGTCAGTTTGGACGCCCCGACCTTCTTCCTCGAACCCCTCTGGTGGATGAAGCTGCTAGTGACTCATTGGCCACCACCTTATCCACCTCCTCACTGGGCAGTGGAGGGCTGAACTCTCCGGCACACAG GTCTGTGGGGGTGGAAGTGCACAAAGCCGAAGCGCCAGAGATAGAGTTAAACATGATGAG AACTGAAGTATTAGAGGAATTCAACCAAGAAGATGAAGCAGGAGTAGAAGAGGCTCTGGACATCAGCCAGATTGAGACGGAGATCCACTTT TGA